DNA from Leptospira yasudae:
TCATTTCGAGATGCTGGAACGTGAGGAAAATTCTCGGATTCGGATCGAGATGAAAGAAAGCAGCTTTGGAATGAAGGGAATTTGGGATTATAAACTTAAAGCAGAGGGAAACACAACGAAAATAACGATTTCCGAAACATCGGAGGTTTCCAGCATTCCGATTCGATCGATCTTCTCTCTTGTAGGAAAGGACGCGAACCTAAAAAAAGAAATCGAAATTCTGAAGACGGTATTTCCTTAAACTTTTCCTAAAAAAAGGAATTTCTTAGAAGCGCTCGCATTCAAAACGCTTCTAAGAAATTACGAATGGTATCGTCGGGTCTTTGAAAGGAAATTTATTTTTTAGATTCCGCTACGATCGAACCTCGAACCTGCCCTTCTTCTCTGTCGATCGATTTGATGAGAATATAGAGTTTTCCCGCGTTAAGATCCTTCTTTTGATTCACGTTAAGATCGCAAGAACCCCAATCTTTCCAAGGGCTATTAGTCGCATTGTAAGGCGGTTTGAACGTGCAAAGGGGCGTTTCGTTTCCTTCGGTGAGAATGAGAATTTCAGTCGCGTTGCTTCCGAAGTATTCATAAGAACCGGAAATCTTGAGCTTGCTTGTTTCATCGTCCAAGATCGCGTCTACGCTTCCTCGCGCGTTCACGTTTTTCTGAGCGGCGTCTTTCAGGGAGGCGACGAATTTCGTGTTTCCTTTTCCATAAACGACAAAAGGGAGAGCTATAATGCAAAGAGCAAACAAATAGCTTTTCTTAAACATGTTCCTATCCTTCTTTTTATTTCGAGAACGAAAGCCTTCGTTTTCGGTATTTCAGTAACCGAATTCGGAAAGAAGTTTGCTAAGAAAAAATTTTAGATAAAAAATATTTGAAGCCGACGTTTAGATTTTGGTGTATTAGGATTTTTTAATTATAAGTTGTGAATCGTTTTCGAAAATCGATTCTCGAATTAAGATTTAGGGGGAATTTTTTGCGCGATTCTTCTTTGTAAGAACGACTCGTAAAGATTTTGTTTCGTTTCTTTTTGAACGAACTCCGAGCTGTGAAAGTATCTTTGATCCTTTGGAGAAAAAATCAGATCTGTTTCCATCGGATTTCGACGATTTGTCGGATCTTCGCTGAGAATGATTTCTTGTTTCGTTGGAATATGAATGTACGTTTCGGAAAATAGGCTTTTTTCGTCTGACCGTAGTTCGGCGATCTCGCTTAGGGATAAGGATCGCAGTTGTTTGAGGCCTTTCGATTTCAGAAACTGATAGAACTCTTTGTCTTTTTTACTTCGAATTCCCACGCTCGTAAACCAAAGATCGAATTCATTTTCTCCCGTGATCGAATTAAAGATCTGGATATTCGCTCCATTTTGGATCAGAAATTTGGAAAGTTCATATTTGCGGTTCAAAACCGCGTTTAGCAAGGGCGATTCATAGATAGAAGGTCCTGTTCCTTGAGGATCGTCTTGGCGATACCCTCCCCGATTGACGTCCGCTCCCGCTTGAACCAAAAGTTTGGCGACTTCTACGCTCGTCGTTTTACTCAGCGGGGTGTGATTAGCGGAATAAAACTTTTCCGTCGAAATGTAGGTTCCGTCGATATACAAGACCGATTCTTGTTTGCAGCCTATTGCTCTTTCGTTCGGATCCGCACCTCTTTCTAAAAGTAGTTGTACAAGTTTGGTATTCCCCAAGGACGCGGCCAATTCCAAAGGAGTTTCGCATTCGTTTGCTTGTTTCCAATTCTCGTTCGTTTGAATTAGGGAGATCGCCTTTTCGATCTGCCGGGTTCGGATGAGATCGTTGAGCTTTGCCGAACAGGAAAGCGCAAGGACGCAGAATAAAAATAGAATCGGCT
Protein-coding regions in this window:
- a CDS encoding CHRD domain-containing protein, whose protein sequence is MFKKSYLFALCIIALPFVVYGKGNTKFVASLKDAAQKNVNARGSVDAILDDETSKLKISGSYEYFGSNATEILILTEGNETPLCTFKPPYNATNSPWKDWGSCDLNVNQKKDLNAGKLYILIKSIDREEGQVRGSIVAESKK
- a CDS encoding ankyrin repeat domain-containing protein; this translates as MKRIEKPILFLFCVLALSCSAKLNDLIRTRQIEKAISLIQTNENWKQANECETPLELAASLGNTKLVQLLLERGADPNERAIGCKQESVLYIDGTYISTEKFYSANHTPLSKTTSVEVAKLLVQAGADVNRGGYRQDDPQGTGPSIYESPLLNAVLNRKYELSKFLIQNGANIQIFNSITGENEFDLWFTSVGIRSKKDKEFYQFLKSKGLKQLRSLSLSEIAELRSDEKSLFSETYIHIPTKQEIILSEDPTNRRNPMETDLIFSPKDQRYFHSSEFVQKETKQNLYESFLQRRIAQKIPPKS